A DNA window from Vicinamibacterales bacterium contains the following coding sequences:
- the atpD gene encoding F0F1 ATP synthase subunit beta, whose protein sequence is MNTDKVGKVIQVIGPVVDVEFEGHLPAIYNAVRVVSEKTATTEAIDVVVEVQQHLGENRVRAVAMKPTDGMQRGMQAIDTSAPISVPVGPATLGRVLNVLGEPVDFPDRPVESKEHWPIHRPAPSMVEQSTELKMFETGIKVIDLLEPYLQGGKIGLFGGAGVGKTVIIMELIHNIAMKHGGVSVFGGVGERTREGNDLWLEFQESGVINMDDMSKSRAALVYGQMTEPPGARQRVGLSALTVAEYFRDAENKDVLLFIDNIFRFTQAGSEVSALLGRMPSAVGYQPTLLTEMGELQERITSTKNGSITSVQAIYVPADDYTDPAPATTFAHLDATTNLSRQIAELGIYPAVDPLASSSRILDPRIIGAEHYNVARQVKQILQRYKDLQDIIAILGIDELSEEDKLTVSRARKIQRFLSQPFFVASQFTGREGKYVSIADTIKGFKEIAEGKHDAIPEQAFYLQGTIDDVLENAKRMAQ, encoded by the coding sequence ATGAACACTGACAAGGTCGGCAAGGTCATCCAGGTAATCGGTCCGGTGGTGGACGTCGAGTTCGAAGGGCACCTGCCGGCCATCTACAACGCCGTGCGCGTGGTGTCGGAGAAGACCGCCACGACGGAGGCGATCGACGTCGTCGTCGAGGTGCAGCAGCACCTCGGCGAGAACCGCGTGCGCGCCGTGGCCATGAAGCCCACCGACGGCATGCAGCGCGGCATGCAGGCGATCGACACCTCCGCGCCGATCTCGGTCCCCGTAGGGCCGGCCACGCTCGGGCGCGTGTTGAACGTCCTCGGCGAGCCCGTGGACTTCCCCGATCGCCCGGTCGAGTCGAAGGAGCACTGGCCCATCCACCGGCCGGCGCCCTCGATGGTGGAGCAGTCCACCGAGCTGAAGATGTTCGAGACGGGCATCAAGGTCATCGATCTGCTGGAGCCGTACCTCCAGGGCGGCAAGATCGGCCTGTTCGGCGGCGCCGGCGTCGGCAAGACCGTCATCATCATGGAGCTCATCCACAACATCGCCATGAAGCACGGCGGCGTGTCGGTGTTCGGCGGCGTCGGTGAACGCACGCGCGAGGGCAACGACCTCTGGCTCGAGTTCCAGGAGTCGGGCGTCATCAACATGGATGACATGTCCAAGTCGCGCGCCGCGCTCGTCTATGGCCAGATGACGGAGCCGCCAGGCGCCCGCCAGCGCGTCGGCCTCTCGGCCCTCACGGTCGCCGAGTACTTCCGCGACGCCGAGAACAAGGACGTGCTCCTGTTCATCGACAACATCTTCCGATTCACGCAGGCCGGGTCCGAGGTGTCGGCACTGCTCGGCCGGATGCCGTCGGCCGTCGGCTACCAGCCCACGCTGCTCACCGAGATGGGCGAGCTCCAGGAGCGCATCACCTCGACCAAGAACGGCTCGATCACGTCCGTGCAGGCCATCTACGTGCCGGCCGACGACTACACCGACCCGGCTCCGGCGACGACCTTCGCCCACCTCGACGCCACGACGAACCTGTCGCGCCAGATCGCCGAGCTCGGCATCTACCCGGCGGTGGATCCGCTGGCCTCGAGCTCGCGCATCCTCGATCCCCGCATCATCGGCGCCGAGCACTACAACGTGGCCCGCCAGGTGAAGCAGATCCTGCAGCGCTACAAGGACCTGCAGGACATCATCGCCATCCTGGGCATCGACGAGCTGTCGGAAGAGGACAAGCTCACCGTGTCCCGCGCCAGGAAGATCCAGCGCTTCCTCTCGCAGCCGTTCTTCGTCGCGTCCCAGTTCACGGGCCGCGAAGGCAAGTACGTCTCGATCGCGGATACCATCAAGGGCTTCAAGGAAATCGCGGAGGGCAAGCACGACGCGATTCCGGAACAGGCCTTCTATCTCCAGGGCACGATCGACGACGTGCTGGAGAACGCGAAGCGGATGGCGCAGTAG
- the atpG gene encoding ATP synthase F1 subunit gamma: MPSLIDIRRRVRATKSTQQITKAMKMVSSSKLRRAQERILRSRPYAQEMLRVFNSLATRVEPSAHPLLKDDPLRARTLLVVISADRGLCGSFNTNVIKSAAQYITENPAEPGHEVALALVGRKGRDFFNRRGFDVKYEEVGLFQNVKWAHAQAIANTCIQEFLGPDVSSVYLVYNEFRSIISQRVVLERLLPIPKLDVEKVEGADYLFEPSPAELLDTLLPFHVAVQVNRALLESSAAEHAARMTAMDAATRNAKEMVDRLTLYMNKVRQAAITREIIEIVAGAQAT, encoded by the coding sequence ATGCCATCACTCATCGACATCCGGCGACGCGTCCGGGCGACCAAGTCGACGCAGCAGATCACGAAGGCCATGAAGATGGTCTCGTCGTCGAAGCTGCGCCGCGCCCAGGAACGGATCCTCCGAAGCCGGCCGTATGCGCAGGAGATGCTGCGCGTGTTCAACAGCCTGGCGACCCGGGTCGAACCGTCCGCGCACCCGCTCCTGAAGGACGATCCGCTGCGCGCCCGCACGCTGCTCGTCGTGATCAGCGCCGACCGCGGGCTCTGCGGCAGCTTCAATACGAACGTCATCAAGTCCGCCGCGCAGTACATCACGGAGAACCCTGCCGAACCCGGCCACGAAGTGGCGCTGGCGCTGGTGGGCCGAAAGGGCCGCGACTTCTTCAACCGCCGCGGCTTCGACGTCAAGTACGAAGAGGTCGGCCTGTTCCAGAACGTCAAGTGGGCGCACGCCCAGGCCATCGCGAACACCTGCATCCAGGAGTTCCTGGGACCCGACGTCAGCTCGGTGTATCTCGTCTACAACGAGTTTCGGTCGATCATCTCGCAGCGCGTCGTCCTCGAGCGCCTGCTGCCGATTCCGAAACTCGATGTCGAGAAGGTCGAGGGCGCGGACTACCTGTTCGAACCGTCCCCGGCCGAGCTCCTCGACACGTTGCTGCCGTTCCACGTGGCGGTGCAGGTCAACCGGGCGCTGCTCGAGTCGTCCGCCGCGGAGCACGCGGCCCGGATGACGGCGATGGACGCCGCCACCAGGAACGCCAAGGAGATGGTGGACCGGCTCACCCTCTACATGAACAAGGTGCGGCAGGCCGCGATCACGCGCGAGATCATCGAGATCGTCGCCGGAGCGCAGGCAACCTAG
- the atpA gene encoding F0F1 ATP synthase subunit alpha, translating to MDIRADEISKIIRDQIGGFAVDVDVAEVGTVISLGDGIARVHGCERAMAGEMLEFPHGVFGIALNLEEDSVGAVLLGEYRAIKEGDPVKRTGRIISVPVGEEMLGRVVNALGQPIDGKGPILTKQFAPIERLAPGVVDRQPVREPMQTGLKAIDGMVPIGRGQRELIIGDRQTGKTAVALDTILNQKDTGVICIYNAIGQKQSTIAQVVRTLEEADALRYCIIVAAAAADPAPMLYISPYSATAMGEYFRDSGRHALLIYDDLSKHAQSYREISLLLRRPPGREAYPGDVFYLHSRLLERAAKLNDANGGGSLTSLPIIETQAGDLSAYIPTNVISITDGQIFLEADLFNQGVRPAINVGNSVSRVGGSAQIKAMRQVAGTLRLDLAQFRELSAFAQFGSSDLDAATQKQLNRGARLVELLKQPQYAPLPVEQQVVALYAGTNGYFDDVAVADVRRAEEELHTFMATRFGTLLGAIKTKKNLDDELKTELNAALKEFVQTFTAAGARA from the coding sequence ATGGACATCAGAGCCGACGAAATCTCCAAGATCATCCGCGACCAGATCGGCGGCTTCGCCGTCGATGTCGACGTCGCGGAGGTGGGCACGGTGATCAGCCTTGGCGACGGCATCGCCCGCGTCCACGGGTGCGAACGCGCCATGGCCGGCGAGATGCTGGAATTCCCCCACGGCGTGTTCGGGATCGCGCTGAACCTCGAGGAGGACAGCGTGGGCGCCGTGCTCCTCGGCGAGTACCGCGCAATCAAGGAAGGCGATCCCGTCAAGCGCACCGGGCGCATCATCTCGGTCCCGGTGGGCGAGGAGATGCTCGGGCGCGTCGTCAACGCCCTCGGTCAGCCGATCGACGGCAAGGGACCGATCCTCACCAAGCAGTTCGCGCCAATCGAGCGGCTCGCGCCCGGAGTCGTGGATCGCCAGCCGGTCCGCGAGCCCATGCAGACGGGGCTCAAGGCCATCGACGGCATGGTGCCCATCGGCCGCGGCCAGCGCGAGCTGATCATCGGCGACCGGCAGACCGGCAAGACGGCCGTCGCCCTCGACACCATCCTGAACCAGAAGGACACCGGCGTCATCTGCATCTACAACGCGATCGGGCAGAAGCAGTCGACCATCGCGCAGGTGGTCCGGACGCTCGAGGAAGCCGACGCGCTGCGATATTGCATCATCGTGGCTGCCGCCGCCGCCGACCCGGCGCCCATGCTGTACATTTCGCCGTACTCGGCCACGGCCATGGGCGAGTACTTCCGCGACAGCGGACGTCATGCGCTGCTCATCTACGACGACCTCTCGAAGCACGCGCAGTCCTACCGCGAGATCTCGCTCCTGCTCCGCCGTCCGCCCGGCCGCGAGGCGTACCCCGGCGACGTCTTCTACCTGCATTCCCGGCTGCTCGAGCGCGCGGCGAAGCTGAACGACGCGAACGGCGGCGGGTCGCTCACGTCGCTGCCCATCATCGAGACCCAGGCGGGCGACCTCTCGGCGTACATCCCGACCAACGTCATCTCGATCACCGACGGCCAGATCTTCCTGGAAGCGGATCTGTTCAACCAGGGCGTCCGTCCCGCCATCAACGTCGGCAACTCCGTGTCGCGCGTCGGCGGTTCGGCCCAGATCAAGGCCATGCGGCAGGTGGCGGGCACGCTCCGCCTCGACCTGGCCCAGTTCCGCGAGTTGTCGGCCTTCGCCCAGTTCGGCAGCAGCGACCTGGACGCCGCGACGCAGAAGCAGCTGAACCGCGGTGCCCGCCTCGTTGAGCTGCTGAAGCAGCCGCAGTACGCGCCCCTGCCAGTCGAACAGCAGGTCGTGGCCCTCTACGCCGGCACGAACGGCTACTTCGACGACGTCGCCGTCGCCGACGTCCGGCGCGCCGAGGAGGAGCTGCACACGTTCATGGCCACGCGGTTCGGCACGCTGCTCGGCGCGATCAAGACGAAGAAGAACCTGGACGACGAGCTCAAGACGGAGCTGAACGCCGCGCTCAAGGAGTTCGTGCAGACCTTCACGGCCGCAGGAGCCCGGGCCTAG
- the atpH gene encoding ATP synthase F1 subunit delta, translated as MSARTSATRYAKALLDVASDQATDIERGLTALNGLVRDHADLRQALLSPSVSASGKRGIVTAVAERLSIATPGVRLLQLLAERDRLGLLDDLLGAYRKLLLERQQVVEAEVRSATALSPDAMRAVEDRLAAITGKRVAVNAVVDPDLLGGVVASVGGTVYDGSVRTQLEKLKKQLVGHA; from the coding sequence ATGTCGGCACGAACCTCGGCCACCCGGTACGCCAAAGCCCTGCTGGACGTCGCGAGCGATCAGGCCACGGACATCGAGCGCGGCCTGACGGCGCTGAACGGCCTCGTCCGCGACCACGCGGACCTCCGGCAGGCGCTGCTGTCGCCCTCCGTTTCGGCGAGCGGCAAGCGCGGCATCGTAACCGCCGTCGCCGAGCGCCTCTCGATCGCCACTCCCGGCGTGCGGCTGCTGCAGCTGCTTGCCGAACGCGACCGGCTCGGCCTGCTGGACGACCTCCTCGGCGCCTACCGCAAGCTCCTGCTGGAGCGGCAGCAGGTCGTCGAGGCCGAGGTTCGTTCGGCCACAGCGCTGTCGCCGGATGCCATGCGCGCCGTGGAAGACCGCCTGGCGGCGATTACGGGCAAGCGCGTGGCCGTGAACGCCGTCGTCGATCCGGACCTCCTTGGCGGCGTCGTCGCCAGCGTAGGGGGCACCGTCTATGACGGCAGCGTCAGGACGCAGCTCGAAAAGCTGAAGAAGCAGCTGGTAGGACACGCGTAG
- a CDS encoding ATP synthase F0 subunit B: MTFEHNGSASARATACELRRKLRRFAGAVLIAACTGATAWAGQPAASHAQPEGNAEATAAHEGGAEEHGGEHGGLAGLFWPAANFLILAGGIYYFLRAPFSTYLADRSTQIRKDLVEAAALNSTATQQLADVDRKLQALPGELAALRARGAEEIAAEEQRIAAAAVADRDRLLAQAKREIEVRLQTAQRELSDHAATLALSLAKERLEHEISPADHARLVERYVHQVREQ, encoded by the coding sequence ATGACCTTCGAACACAACGGCTCGGCGTCGGCGCGGGCGACGGCTTGTGAATTAAGGCGCAAGCTCCGCCGGTTCGCCGGCGCGGTCCTGATCGCCGCGTGCACGGGCGCCACGGCATGGGCCGGACAGCCCGCCGCGTCGCACGCACAGCCGGAGGGCAACGCCGAGGCCACCGCCGCGCACGAAGGCGGCGCCGAGGAGCACGGCGGCGAGCACGGCGGACTCGCCGGCCTCTTCTGGCCCGCCGCGAACTTCCTGATCCTGGCCGGTGGCATCTACTACTTCCTCCGCGCACCCTTCAGCACGTATCTGGCCGACCGCTCCACGCAGATCCGAAAGGACCTCGTCGAGGCGGCGGCACTGAACTCCACGGCCACCCAGCAGCTCGCGGACGTCGACCGAAAACTCCAGGCCCTGCCCGGGGAGCTCGCGGCCTTGCGCGCGCGAGGCGCTGAAGAAATCGCTGCAGAAGAGCAGCGAATCGCGGCGGCAGCCGTGGCGGATCGCGACCGCCTTCTGGCGCAGGCCAAGCGTGAGATCGAGGTGCGGCTCCAGACCGCGCAGCGGGAACTGAGCGACCACGCCGCGACTCTCGCGCTGTCGTTGGCCAAGGAGCGCCTCGAACACGAGATTTCTCCGGCCGACCACGCGCGACTCGTCGAGCGCTACGTGCACCAGGTGCGGGAGCAGTAG
- a CDS encoding ATP synthase F0 subunit B produces the protein MIPDLSTLWVVALFILCVFVVNSLIFSPILAVSEKRSRAIRDARELADAAAQKAATASQDFDRTLATARAEVYGQMDQARRTALDKRAALLTDARREVEASMAGATTALSAQTTAARAALEREATNLAGEIVSRVLGRTA, from the coding sequence GTGATTCCGGACCTGTCGACCCTCTGGGTCGTCGCGCTTTTCATCCTGTGCGTGTTCGTCGTGAACTCGCTGATCTTCTCCCCGATCCTCGCGGTCTCGGAGAAGCGCTCGCGCGCGATCCGCGACGCCCGGGAACTCGCCGACGCTGCCGCCCAGAAGGCCGCCACCGCCAGCCAGGACTTCGACAGGACGTTGGCCACGGCCCGGGCTGAGGTCTACGGCCAGATGGACCAGGCCCGACGGACGGCGCTCGACAAGCGCGCCGCCCTCCTCACAGACGCACGACGCGAAGTGGAGGCATCGATGGCCGGCGCCACGACCGCCCTCTCCGCCCAAACCACAGCCGCCCGCGCGGCGCTCGAACGCGAGGCAACCAACCTTGCCGGCGAGATCGTCAGCCGCGTGCTGGGCCGAACGGCGTAA